From Algoriphagus sp. NG3, the proteins below share one genomic window:
- the accC gene encoding acetyl-CoA carboxylase biotin carboxylase subunit: MFKKILIANRGEIALRIIRTCKEMGIATVAVYSTADKDSLHVRFADEAVCIGPAPSRESYLNIPRIIAAAEITNADAIHPGYGFLSENAEFSKICEEYGIKFIGASAEMIDQMGDKATAKATMKAAGVPTIPGSEGILESMEQGIKLANEMGYPVILKATAGGGGRGMRIVKEEAGFKKAWDDARMESGAAFGNDGLYLEKFVEEPRHIEIQIIGDSTGKACHLSERDCSIQRRHQKLVEETPSPFITDELREAMGKAAIKGAEAIGYEGAGTVEFLVDKHRNFFFMEMNTRIQVEHPITEEVTDFDLIKEQIKVAAGEKISGRNYYPKLYAMECRINAEDPAHGFRPSPGKIQNLHIPGGRGVRIDSHVYAGYVIPPNYDSMIAKLIVSGQSREEVIVRMKRALEEFVIDGVKTTIPFHIALLENEQFREGNFTTKFLDDFDFSVIKG, translated from the coding sequence GTGTTTAAAAAAATACTAATCGCCAACAGAGGTGAAATCGCCCTTAGAATCATCCGTACTTGTAAAGAGATGGGGATAGCGACTGTGGCGGTATATTCCACTGCGGATAAGGATAGTCTACATGTTCGATTTGCCGACGAAGCTGTGTGCATAGGGCCAGCTCCCAGCAGGGAATCCTACTTGAATATCCCCCGAATCATCGCTGCTGCTGAGATCACCAATGCAGATGCCATTCACCCGGGATATGGTTTTCTTTCTGAAAATGCTGAATTCTCTAAAATCTGTGAGGAATACGGTATCAAATTCATCGGCGCCAGTGCTGAGATGATTGACCAAATGGGTGATAAGGCCACTGCCAAGGCTACCATGAAAGCTGCGGGGGTACCTACAATCCCGGGCTCAGAGGGAATCCTGGAATCCATGGAGCAAGGTATCAAGCTCGCCAATGAAATGGGCTACCCTGTTATCCTGAAAGCCACTGCCGGTGGCGGTGGACGGGGAATGCGGATCGTAAAAGAAGAAGCTGGGTTCAAAAAAGCCTGGGACGATGCAAGAATGGAATCAGGTGCGGCCTTTGGAAATGACGGACTGTATCTTGAGAAATTTGTAGAGGAACCGAGACACATAGAAATTCAGATTATCGGAGATAGCACAGGCAAAGCTTGCCACCTTTCTGAAAGAGACTGCTCCATACAGAGAAGACATCAGAAACTGGTAGAGGAAACCCCCTCTCCTTTTATCACAGATGAGCTTCGTGAAGCAATGGGAAAAGCAGCTATCAAAGGTGCCGAAGCAATCGGCTACGAAGGCGCCGGTACCGTAGAATTCCTGGTAGATAAGCACCGCAACTTCTTCTTTATGGAGATGAACACCCGTATCCAGGTGGAGCATCCGATCACTGAGGAAGTGACTGACTTTGACCTGATCAAAGAACAGATCAAAGTGGCCGCAGGAGAAAAAATCTCAGGCAGAAATTATTATCCAAAGCTCTATGCAATGGAATGTAGGATCAATGCAGAAGACCCTGCCCATGGATTCAGACCTAGTCCGGGCAAAATCCAAAACCTGCATATTCCGGGAGGGCGCGGTGTCAGAATCGATTCCCACGTATATGCGGGTTATGTGATTCCTCCCAATTACGATTCCATGATTGCCAAACTGATCGTCAGTGGCCAATCCAGAGAAGAAGTAATCGTTAGGATGAAAAGAGCATTGGAGGAATTTGTAATCGACGGAGTGAAAACTACTATTCCTTTCCATATCGCATTGCTGGAAAACGAGCAATTCAGAGAAGGGAACTTCACGACCAAGTTCTTGGACGATTTTGACTTTTCAGTCATAAAGGGATAA
- the accB gene encoding acetyl-CoA carboxylase biotin carboxyl carrier protein → MKAKEIQELIDYISNSGLAEVKIKTDEFELSIKKYAESSAPRMVEAPAPTQAAAAPAPATLAAPAPAPAPTAEAAPSNLVEIKSPMIGTFYLTSSPDADPFVAVGDSVKAGETVCIIEAMKLFNEIESEISGKIVKILVSNSTPVEYDQPLFLVDPAG, encoded by the coding sequence ATGAAAGCAAAAGAGATTCAGGAGTTGATCGATTACATATCCAATTCTGGTTTGGCGGAAGTTAAAATCAAGACTGACGAGTTTGAACTTTCTATTAAGAAATACGCGGAATCTTCTGCACCTAGAATGGTAGAAGCCCCCGCTCCTACACAAGCAGCTGCGGCGCCAGCACCCGCTACATTGGCAGCTCCAGCCCCTGCCCCTGCTCCGACAGCTGAAGCAGCCCCTTCTAATTTGGTAGAAATCAAATCTCCAATGATAGGTACATTCTACCTCACTTCCAGCCCGGATGCTGATCCTTTCGTAGCAGTTGGTGATTCCGTGAAGGCCGGCGAAACCGTGTGTATCATAGAAGCCATGAAGCTTTTCAACGAGATAGAATCTGAAATTTCCGGTAAAATCGTAAAAATCCTGGTAAGCAATTCTACCCCTGTAGAATATGATCAGCCATTGTTCCTTGTAGATCCAGCGGGATAA
- the efp gene encoding elongation factor P, with translation MASTADFKNGLCLVMNNDIYSIVEFQHVKPGKGPAFVRTKLKGITSGKTLDKTFSAGEKVETARVEKRPHQFLYADDMGYNFMDTSSFEQITIEEKLIERANLMKDGQLVDILIHDETETPLAVELPPFVELMITYTEPGIKGDTATNALKPATVETGATVMVPLFVEQDILIKVDTRDGSYSERVK, from the coding sequence ATGGCAAGTACTGCAGATTTTAAAAACGGACTTTGTTTGGTCATGAATAATGACATTTACTCTATTGTGGAGTTTCAACACGTCAAACCCGGGAAAGGGCCAGCGTTTGTTAGAACTAAACTGAAGGGTATCACTTCTGGCAAAACCCTGGACAAAACATTCAGTGCAGGAGAAAAAGTAGAAACTGCGAGGGTGGAAAAAAGACCGCATCAGTTTCTCTATGCCGATGATATGGGCTACAACTTCATGGACACTTCTTCATTTGAGCAGATTACAATCGAAGAAAAACTTATTGAACGGGCCAATCTTATGAAAGACGGTCAGTTAGTGGATATTTTAATCCATGATGAAACAGAAACTCCACTTGCAGTAGAACTTCCTCCTTTTGTAGAATTGATGATCACCTACACAGAACCAGGAATAAAAGGCGATACTGCTACCAACGCATTGAAACCAGCTACGGTAGAAACCGGAGCTACTGTAATGGTACCGCTTTTTGTAGAGCAAGACATCCTGATCAAGGTGGATACTCGCGATGGATCTTACTCAGAAAGAGTAAAATAG
- a CDS encoding beta-ketoacyl-ACP synthase III has product MDKLRAMITGIQGYVPEYRLTNKELEKLVDTNDEWIVSRTGIKERRILKGEDQGTSVMGAEAVKGLLEKTGTDPLDVDLIICATVTPDMPFPASGNLIADMVGAKNSYSFDVGAACSGFLFALQMGSQFIQTGTHKKVVVVGADKMSSIVNYQDRTTCILFGDGAGAVLLEPTTEDLGIVDAILKSDGSGAPYLHMKAGGSRRPASHETVEAGEHFAYQEGSTVFKFAVTNMADVSAEIMEKNNLKGEDIAWLVPHQANLRIINATANRMGIGSDKVMMNIEKYGNTTAATIPLCLWDYENQLKKGDNLVLAAFGGGFTWGSILLKWGYDPK; this is encoded by the coding sequence ATGGACAAACTCAGAGCCATGATCACCGGAATACAAGGTTACGTTCCGGAATACAGGTTGACCAATAAAGAACTTGAGAAGCTTGTAGATACAAATGACGAGTGGATCGTTTCAAGAACAGGAATAAAAGAAAGAAGAATACTGAAAGGTGAAGACCAAGGTACATCAGTAATGGGAGCAGAAGCCGTAAAAGGACTTCTGGAAAAAACCGGAACTGACCCCTTGGATGTAGATCTTATTATCTGTGCTACAGTAACTCCCGATATGCCCTTTCCTGCTTCAGGAAATCTGATCGCAGATATGGTAGGCGCCAAGAATAGCTATAGCTTTGATGTAGGTGCTGCCTGTTCAGGATTCTTATTTGCGCTGCAGATGGGAAGCCAGTTTATCCAAACTGGTACGCATAAAAAAGTAGTAGTAGTAGGAGCTGATAAAATGTCCTCGATAGTCAATTATCAGGATAGGACTACTTGCATATTATTTGGAGATGGTGCTGGAGCAGTCTTACTGGAGCCTACTACGGAGGATCTGGGCATAGTAGATGCAATCCTCAAATCCGACGGCTCAGGAGCCCCCTATCTCCATATGAAAGCCGGAGGTAGCCGCAGACCCGCTTCCCACGAAACTGTGGAAGCAGGAGAGCACTTTGCCTACCAGGAAGGTTCTACTGTATTCAAGTTCGCCGTGACCAATATGGCCGATGTAAGTGCTGAAATCATGGAGAAAAACAACCTGAAAGGCGAAGACATCGCTTGGTTGGTTCCGCATCAGGCCAATCTCCGCATTATCAATGCTACTGCGAATCGTATGGGAATCGGCTCAGACAAGGTCATGATGAATATAGAAAAATATGGCAACACCACTGCCGCTACCATTCCTCTTTGTCTTTGGGATTATGAAAATCAATTGAAAAAAGGAGACAATCTGGTACTTGCTGCCTTTGGTGGTGGATTTACCTGGGGCTCGATCCTTCTCAAATGGGGCTACGACCCAAAATAA
- the rpmF gene encoding 50S ribosomal protein L32, which yields MAHPKRKISKTRRDKRRTHYKLEAPGLAKCPTTGEMHLPHRAFWLDGKLYYKGQVIIEKEIMA from the coding sequence ATGGCACATCCTAAACGAAAAATTTCGAAAACCAGAAGAGATAAAAGAAGAACACATTACAAGTTAGAAGCTCCAGGTTTGGCGAAATGCCCTACTACAGGTGAAATGCACCTACCGCACAGAGCGTTCTGGCTAGATGGTAAATTGTACTACAAAGGACAAGTAATCATAGAAAAAGAAATCATGGCTTAA
- a CDS encoding DUF177 domain-containing protein — translation MKFWRTFDIEVIKFLEGIHEIDFEIGDSFFQHFEDNELVQKGKLTARVIMKVGANVIEMDFHIAGKVTLTCDRSLEAYDQPLDFHEKMIYKYGTEEKEIDENVIMITRDTPKVNVAQLIYEFILLALPLKKIHPDYRNEMDEEDYEGEGIYAYIDGQDSDIQNDDSDSEDSNNEAVDPRWDLLKKLKNKE, via the coding sequence GTGAAATTCTGGAGAACATTTGATATAGAGGTCATTAAGTTCCTCGAAGGTATCCACGAGATAGACTTCGAAATTGGAGATTCATTTTTCCAACACTTCGAAGACAATGAATTAGTCCAAAAGGGGAAGTTGACCGCACGGGTCATCATGAAAGTGGGAGCCAATGTAATTGAGATGGATTTTCATATCGCCGGCAAAGTCACTTTGACTTGCGATAGAAGTCTGGAGGCTTATGATCAGCCGCTGGATTTTCATGAAAAAATGATCTACAAGTACGGTACGGAAGAAAAGGAAATCGACGAAAACGTCATCATGATCACTAGGGACACCCCAAAGGTCAATGTCGCCCAGTTGATTTATGAATTTATTTTGCTGGCCCTGCCACTGAAAAAAATCCATCCCGACTATAGAAATGAAATGGATGAGGAAGATTATGAAGGAGAGGGAATCTATGCTTATATAGATGGGCAAGATTCTGATATCCAGAATGATGACTCTGATTCTGAAGATAGCAATAATGAAGCAGTTGATCCTAGATGGGATCTTTTAAAAAAGTTAAAAAACAAGGAATAA
- the pdxA gene encoding 4-hydroxythreonine-4-phosphate dehydrogenase PdxA codes for MHQRKIKPIIGISIGDLNGIGAEVTMKALLDNRTYKSFTPLIYAHGKALTFYRKQLGLEDFNFSQIKHVSEVQHKRINVINVSENCPEVIPGVETQEAGKFALEALKAAVNDLKEGNIQALVTAPLNKNNISSDELHFIGHTEFITEAVGAKESLMLMVAEQLRVGLVTGHVPLAKVAELVTQERIIQKANILLKSLENDFGITKPKIAILGLNPHAGEDGLLGEEEEKIIKPAVHALKDQNKMVFGPYPADGFFGMAHQTKFDGILAMYHDQGLVPFKSMTFGTGVNFTAGLSVIRTSPDHGTAYNIAGKNVADEGSMRAALFQAADIIQQHDPREWED; via the coding sequence ATGCATCAACGAAAGATCAAACCCATTATCGGAATAAGTATCGGAGACCTCAATGGTATAGGGGCGGAAGTCACCATGAAAGCCTTGCTTGACAATAGAACCTACAAGAGCTTTACTCCACTGATCTATGCGCACGGAAAGGCATTGACTTTTTATAGAAAACAGTTGGGATTGGAGGACTTTAATTTCTCCCAGATCAAACATGTCTCAGAAGTCCAGCACAAACGTATCAATGTCATCAATGTAAGTGAAAACTGCCCAGAAGTGATTCCAGGTGTGGAAACCCAAGAAGCCGGCAAATTTGCTCTGGAAGCATTGAAAGCAGCGGTAAATGACCTGAAAGAGGGAAATATACAGGCACTGGTCACTGCTCCTCTAAACAAAAACAACATCAGTTCCGATGAGCTACATTTTATCGGTCATACAGAATTCATTACCGAAGCAGTGGGAGCTAAAGAAAGTCTCATGCTGATGGTGGCCGAGCAATTGCGCGTGGGGTTGGTGACTGGCCATGTGCCACTAGCTAAAGTGGCGGAGCTGGTGACCCAAGAACGGATCATCCAAAAAGCGAATATCCTTCTCAAAAGTCTGGAGAACGATTTCGGTATCACCAAACCGAAAATCGCAATCCTTGGATTAAACCCGCATGCAGGCGAAGATGGACTACTGGGAGAAGAAGAAGAGAAAATCATCAAACCGGCAGTTCATGCGCTGAAGGATCAGAACAAAATGGTATTTGGCCCCTACCCTGCTGATGGCTTTTTTGGCATGGCACATCAGACTAAATTCGACGGGATTTTGGCCATGTATCATGACCAAGGACTGGTACCGTTTAAATCCATGACATTTGGCACAGGAGTAAACTTCACTGCCGGATTATCCGTAATCAGAACTTCGCCAGATCATGGAACAGCTTACAATATTGCAGGAAAAAATGTGGCTGATGAAGGCTCCATGAGGGCAGCTTTGTTTCAGGCAGCAGATATTATTCAACAACACGACCCACGGGAATGGGAAGATTGA
- the rsmA gene encoding 16S rRNA (adenine(1518)-N(6)/adenine(1519)-N(6))-dimethyltransferase RsmA → MEKVKAKKHLGQHFLTDLSIAEQIAQAVKGHGGISKVLEIGPGMGVLTDFLLKQQLELYLIDIDKESIAFLHKKYPELGDKIIEGDFLKMNLKEVFSDKFAIAGNFPYNISSQIFFKVLEVKDQVTEVVCMLQKEVAERIASPKGNKDYGILSVLLQAFYDIEYLFTVPPHVFDPPPKVNSGVIRLTRNAMDKLACDEKLFKQVVKAGFGNRRKTLRNCLKPFNLPVDFNSNPLLDLRAEQLDVADFVFLTQIIEASRGNH, encoded by the coding sequence ATGGAAAAGGTCAAAGCCAAGAAACACTTGGGACAGCATTTTTTGACCGATTTGAGTATTGCCGAGCAAATAGCTCAAGCGGTGAAAGGACATGGTGGGATATCAAAGGTTCTGGAAATAGGACCAGGCATGGGGGTGCTTACGGATTTCCTTCTGAAGCAGCAGCTAGAGCTGTACCTGATTGATATCGACAAGGAATCTATTGCCTTTTTGCACAAAAAATATCCTGAACTGGGAGATAAGATCATCGAAGGTGATTTTTTGAAAATGAATTTAAAGGAGGTTTTCTCTGATAAATTTGCCATAGCTGGTAATTTCCCTTATAACATTTCCTCACAGATTTTCTTCAAAGTCCTGGAAGTAAAAGATCAGGTTACTGAGGTGGTCTGCATGCTGCAAAAAGAGGTAGCGGAGCGGATCGCTTCACCGAAGGGAAACAAGGATTATGGGATATTGTCGGTATTGCTTCAGGCATTTTATGATATAGAATACCTTTTTACAGTTCCTCCCCACGTATTTGACCCTCCGCCTAAGGTGAATTCCGGCGTGATCCGGCTTACGCGGAATGCAATGGATAAACTGGCTTGTGATGAGAAACTCTTTAAGCAGGTCGTGAAGGCAGGTTTTGGCAACCGTCGCAAAACTTTAAGAAACTGCCTTAAGCCGTTCAACCTTCCCGTTGACTTCAATTCAAACCCTCTTTTGGATTTGCGTGCCGAGCAATTGGATGTAGCTGATTTCGTATTCTTAACCCAAATAATAGAAGCATCCCGTGGAAATCATTAA
- the mgtE gene encoding magnesium transporter translates to MEIIKQFELSKEYLESLQQAIEAEDLTFIQESLNGVNVADIASLLDELSMQEAIFVLRVLDPQLSADIIIELEATNQHKVLKELEVQEMANLIELMDSDDGADILNLFLEREREDIISHFQDKVKSDQILELLRYDEDTAGGIMAKEYIRANKNWNVVQTINEIRRQAENVNKIYSIFVVNNRQQLMGIVSLKRIVLASDETKIEDIYEQEVISVPTYMDQEEVAEVMRKYDLESLPVVNSKNKLVGRITVDDILDVIREEAEEDIQAMTGISDTVDEYDSVVKLSKARLPWLLIGICGGLLGAGFIKFFEEGLSKVTALAFFIPLITATGGNVGIQTSSIVVQSLASKSIFDDSLAKRFLKVLLVAILNGLILATFVFAVVVLFYQTEVSFALVVSIALFAVVLLASFMGTITPIVLDKLGINPALASGPFITTANDLIGLAVYFLVAMSLLNI, encoded by the coding sequence GTGGAAATCATTAAGCAATTTGAACTTTCGAAAGAATACTTAGAAAGCCTCCAACAGGCTATCGAAGCGGAAGACTTGACCTTTATTCAAGAGTCGCTGAATGGGGTTAATGTGGCTGATATCGCCTCATTGCTGGATGAGCTGTCTATGCAGGAAGCCATCTTTGTGCTCAGGGTATTGGATCCGCAGCTTTCGGCAGATATCATCATTGAGCTTGAAGCTACCAATCAGCACAAGGTCTTGAAGGAGTTGGAAGTACAGGAGATGGCCAACCTGATTGAGCTGATGGACTCTGATGACGGTGCGGATATACTGAATCTTTTCCTGGAAAGAGAGCGGGAAGATATTATCAGCCATTTTCAGGACAAGGTAAAATCTGATCAGATCCTAGAACTCTTACGCTATGATGAGGATACAGCGGGGGGGATAATGGCCAAGGAATACATCCGGGCAAATAAAAACTGGAATGTAGTGCAGACCATCAATGAGATTCGTCGGCAGGCGGAGAATGTAAATAAGATCTATTCGATTTTCGTGGTCAACAACAGGCAGCAACTGATGGGGATAGTTTCCCTCAAGCGGATAGTATTGGCCTCAGATGAGACGAAAATCGAAGACATCTATGAGCAGGAGGTAATCTCTGTGCCTACGTATATGGATCAGGAGGAAGTGGCTGAAGTCATGCGAAAGTATGACCTGGAATCTCTTCCGGTAGTGAACAGTAAAAATAAGCTGGTGGGAAGGATCACTGTGGATGATATCTTGGACGTAATCCGTGAGGAAGCAGAAGAGGATATCCAGGCGATGACGGGTATTTCCGATACGGTCGATGAGTATGATAGCGTGGTGAAGCTTTCCAAAGCAAGATTGCCTTGGTTATTGATAGGAATATGCGGCGGATTACTGGGGGCTGGCTTCATTAAATTTTTTGAAGAGGGATTGAGTAAGGTGACAGCTTTAGCTTTCTTTATTCCTCTGATCACGGCGACGGGCGGTAATGTAGGAATCCAAACATCCTCCATAGTAGTCCAGTCTCTTGCCAGCAAATCTATCTTTGATGATTCTTTGGCCAAGAGGTTTTTGAAAGTATTGTTGGTAGCGATTCTAAACGGATTGATTTTGGCCACATTTGTATTTGCGGTAGTGGTCTTGTTTTATCAGACAGAAGTGTCCTTTGCGCTCGTGGTTTCCATAGCCTTATTTGCTGTGGTGCTCCTAGCATCCTTTATGGGAACCATCACACCTATCGTACTAGACAAGCTAGGGATCAATCCCGCTTTGGCTTCAGGGCCATTTATTACGACGGCTAATGACCTGATAGGTTTAGCGGTTTATTTTTTAGTAGCGATGTCTCTTTTAAATATTTAA
- a CDS encoding NAD(P)-dependent oxidoreductase: MKILIIDEMHESIMPMLEKHGHEVVYSPLISRAEVLASVAEYHGLIIRSKTPMDRELLERAVNLKFIGRAGAGLDKIDLEYMAERKIKLFHAAKGNRDAVAEHTVGMLLALFNQVGKADREVRKGIWDREGNRGHELMGKTVGIMGFGNMGKSFAHRLRGFKVDVLAYDKYKLDFSDDHVQEVMWEKLKAEVDVLSIHVPLTPETKDFFTLKELKSFAKPFWLINTARGEVISFKTLNEALDQGILRGALLDVLENEKFEKFTPDQKAEFEKLAARDNVLFSPHVAGWTFESYEKINKVLVKKIKKEFGPA; the protein is encoded by the coding sequence ATGAAGATTCTTATCATTGATGAAATGCACGAAAGCATCATGCCTATGTTAGAAAAGCATGGACATGAAGTGGTTTATTCCCCTTTGATCAGTAGAGCTGAAGTACTGGCTTCCGTAGCTGAGTACCATGGGCTGATCATCAGGTCAAAAACCCCTATGGATAGAGAGCTGCTTGAGCGTGCTGTAAACCTGAAGTTTATAGGCAGGGCAGGAGCTGGTCTAGACAAAATTGATCTGGAGTATATGGCTGAAAGGAAAATTAAATTGTTTCATGCGGCCAAAGGTAATCGTGATGCAGTTGCAGAACATACCGTGGGGATGCTTTTAGCTTTATTCAATCAAGTAGGGAAAGCTGACCGTGAGGTACGCAAAGGAATCTGGGACAGAGAGGGCAACCGTGGCCATGAACTGATGGGCAAAACAGTCGGGATCATGGGCTTTGGCAACATGGGGAAATCCTTTGCCCATAGACTCAGGGGATTTAAAGTGGATGTTTTGGCGTATGATAAATACAAGTTGGATTTCTCGGACGACCACGTGCAGGAAGTTATGTGGGAAAAGCTAAAAGCTGAGGTAGATGTGTTGAGCATTCATGTGCCACTGACTCCCGAAACCAAAGATTTTTTTACACTAAAGGAACTAAAAAGTTTCGCTAAACCTTTCTGGCTGATCAATACCGCAAGAGGGGAAGTGATCAGCTTTAAGACTTTAAATGAAGCCTTAGATCAGGGTATTCTTCGAGGTGCTCTTCTTGATGTGTTGGAGAATGAAAAGTTTGAAAAGTTTACCCCAGATCAAAAGGCCGAATTTGAAAAACTGGCCGCTAGAGATAATGTGCTATTTAGCCCACATGTGGCAGGCTGGACGTTTGAATCTTATGAAAAAATAAACAAGGTCTTAGTAAAAAAGATCAAGAAGGAATTTGGTCCTGCTTAA
- the greA gene encoding transcription elongation factor GreA, whose translation MDKIQYYTEEGLKRLKDELHMLKTKGRTDISNQIAEARDKGDLSENAEYDAAKDAQGHLELKIAKLEAVVGNARVLDSSQLDTSKVGILTTVKIKNLKNGMTVSYTLVSEEEADLKAGKISLASPFGKGLVGKKVGEIAEVKAPAGTLQFEILDISF comes from the coding sequence ATGGATAAAATACAATACTATACCGAAGAAGGTCTGAAGCGTCTGAAGGATGAACTCCATATGCTCAAAACCAAAGGAAGGACTGATATATCTAATCAGATAGCTGAAGCAAGGGATAAGGGTGATCTAAGTGAAAATGCCGAATACGATGCGGCTAAGGACGCACAGGGTCATTTAGAGTTGAAGATTGCTAAACTGGAAGCAGTAGTGGGAAATGCCCGGGTGCTGGATAGTTCCCAGCTAGATACTTCTAAAGTAGGTATTTTGACCACGGTGAAAATCAAAAATTTGAAAAACGGTATGACGGTAAGTTATACTTTGGTGTCAGAAGAAGAAGCAGATCTGAAAGCAGGCAAGATTTCTTTGGCGTCTCCTTTTGGTAAAGGTCTTGTTGGTAAAAAAGTAGGAGAAATAGCTGAAGTAAAAGCTCCTGCCGGGACACTACAATTCGAGATATTGGACATTTCATTCTAA
- a CDS encoding HIT family protein → MASIFTKIINREIPGHIVAEDDNYIAFLDIMPLVRGHVLVVPKQEVDYIFDLHPEVLSELHLFAQRVAKAMDKTIKCTRIGVAVIGLEVPHVHVHLVPLKTMDDINFTRPKLKLSNEELAEIAEKIKGGF, encoded by the coding sequence ATGGCTTCAATTTTCACCAAAATCATCAATAGAGAAATCCCCGGTCACATAGTAGCTGAGGATGACAATTACATTGCTTTTCTTGATATCATGCCCTTGGTCAGAGGCCATGTACTAGTCGTGCCGAAGCAGGAAGTGGATTACATTTTTGACCTTCATCCCGAAGTTCTTTCAGAACTACATCTTTTTGCCCAGCGAGTGGCCAAAGCCATGGATAAAACGATCAAATGCACACGGATAGGAGTGGCAGTGATCGGTCTGGAAGTTCCCCATGTACATGTACACTTAGTTCCGCTGAAAACGATGGATGATATTAATTTCACACGTCCGAAGCTCAAACTGAGTAACGAGGAATTGGCGGAAATTGCTGAGAAGATTAAGGGAGGGTTTTAG
- a CDS encoding carbohydrate kinase: MKHKVVVFGEMLWDCLPSGAVPGGAPMNVALNLHQLGLNSRLISSVGNDSDGRQLLEFLASFNLPVDLIQTNQDYETSKVLVNDEDPENIKYTIVSPVAWDFIAWNPEMDQAVSSSNAFVFGTLGVRNSESLSTLLKLLHHKTLRIFDVNFRPPFYDFEVIETLLGHTDILKINEDEFVIFANYFDINPEVESVCAYLDQHFPMDLICVTMGSKGALLYKDGKTFKHTGYKVQVADSIGAGDAFLSGFIKTYLEEQSLDKALDFACKLGAFVASKKGGTPKYKISEL; the protein is encoded by the coding sequence ATGAAGCATAAAGTAGTCGTTTTCGGAGAAATGCTTTGGGATTGCCTTCCTTCGGGAGCAGTACCAGGCGGCGCACCGATGAATGTAGCATTAAACCTCCATCAGCTGGGATTAAATTCCAGGCTTATTTCTTCAGTTGGAAATGACAGCGATGGGCGGCAACTCTTGGAATTCTTAGCTAGTTTCAATCTTCCTGTTGATCTGATCCAAACTAATCAAGATTATGAGACCTCTAAGGTGCTGGTAAATGACGAGGATCCTGAAAATATAAAATATACAATTGTATCTCCTGTTGCTTGGGATTTCATTGCTTGGAATCCTGAAATGGATCAAGCTGTATCTTCTTCAAATGCATTCGTATTTGGCACCCTAGGAGTAAGAAATTCAGAAAGTCTAAGCACGCTGCTTAAGTTGCTACACCATAAAACCCTAAGGATTTTCGATGTTAATTTCCGCCCTCCCTTCTATGATTTTGAGGTGATAGAGACTCTTCTGGGACACACAGATATCCTGAAAATAAACGAGGATGAATTTGTAATCTTTGCGAATTATTTTGATATAAATCCTGAGGTAGAGAGCGTTTGTGCTTACCTAGATCAGCATTTCCCCATGGATCTTATCTGCGTGACCATGGGCTCAAAAGGCGCTTTACTTTATAAAGACGGTAAGACCTTTAAACATACAGGTTACAAAGTTCAGGTAGCTGACAGCATAGGTGCGGGTGACGCTTTTCTCAGCGGCTTTATCAAAACCTATCTAGAAGAGCAATCTCTTGATAAGGCACTTGATTTCGCCTGTAAATTAGGCGCTTTTGTGGCAAGCAAAAAAGGGGGGACTCCGAAGTATAAGATTTCTGAGCTATAA